From a single Pseudalkalibacillus hwajinpoensis genomic region:
- the spoIVB gene encoding SpoIVB peptidase, translated as MKTDIFRKLLGVVLLGFLIALGFSKPVQLFLSIPDEIVMFEGDQTTISSVKPAVVSVASSDIVNVDQSENVVTINGESSGSDILDLTVGDLPVKKVDVKVLPDFKVIPGGQSIGVKLNTRGVLVVGHHLIHTNQGDRSPGEIADIQVGDIITKINGQSVQKMSDIGSIVKKAGSDGNALEVTIVRENKELSKKLVPVKDKQNAAYRIGLYIRDSAAGVGTLTFYHPNTKKYGALGHVISDMDTKKPIVVHHGEIYPSSVTSIEKGTNGHPGEKLARFSKTEQKLGTITRNSPFGIFGEMNIELKKGMYDKPMPIALSHQVKEGPAKILTVVKGSEVKAYDVEVVSSIPQKFPATKGMVIKVTDPELLKETGGIVQGMSGSPIIQNGKVIGAVTHVFVNDSTSGYGVHIEWMLEEAGINIYQKGQNEKRTAS; from the coding sequence TTGAAGACAGATATATTTCGTAAATTGTTAGGCGTAGTTCTCCTTGGTTTTCTAATTGCACTGGGGTTTTCAAAACCAGTACAATTATTTTTATCGATTCCAGATGAGATCGTTATGTTTGAAGGAGATCAGACCACTATCTCATCTGTTAAACCTGCTGTGGTATCGGTTGCGAGTTCTGACATCGTAAATGTTGATCAGTCGGAAAACGTTGTAACAATCAATGGAGAAAGCAGCGGTTCGGATATACTTGACTTAACAGTAGGAGATCTCCCAGTTAAAAAGGTGGATGTGAAAGTTCTTCCTGACTTTAAAGTTATCCCGGGTGGTCAATCAATCGGTGTAAAGCTTAACACGCGAGGTGTTTTAGTTGTAGGTCATCACCTGATTCATACGAATCAAGGAGATCGATCACCAGGAGAAATAGCTGATATTCAAGTTGGAGATATTATAACGAAAATTAATGGACAGTCTGTACAGAAAATGAGTGACATAGGGTCAATCGTAAAGAAAGCTGGTAGTGATGGTAATGCGCTTGAAGTAACAATCGTGAGAGAAAACAAGGAATTAAGTAAAAAATTAGTTCCTGTTAAAGATAAGCAGAACGCAGCGTATCGAATTGGTTTGTATATCCGTGATTCTGCAGCAGGTGTGGGCACACTCACTTTTTATCATCCCAATACTAAAAAGTATGGAGCATTAGGGCATGTGATATCCGATATGGATACAAAAAAACCAATTGTCGTACATCATGGAGAGATCTATCCTTCTTCCGTTACGTCAATTGAAAAAGGTACCAATGGTCACCCCGGAGAAAAACTGGCGAGATTTTCAAAAACAGAACAAAAACTGGGGACGATCACGCGTAATAGTCCGTTTGGCATATTTGGTGAAATGAATATCGAATTAAAAAAGGGTATGTATGATAAGCCGATGCCAATTGCTCTTTCACATCAGGTGAAAGAAGGACCAGCGAAGATTCTAACAGTTGTAAAAGGTAGTGAAGTAAAAGCGTATGACGTTGAAGTTGTAAGTTCGATTCCGCAAAAATTTCCTGCTACAAAGGGAATGGTAATCAAAGTAACCGATCCTGAACTGCTAAAAGAAACTGGCGGCATTGTTCAGGGAATGAGCGGAAGTCCAATCATTCAAAACGGTAAAGTGATAGGGGCAGTTACTCACGTTTTTGTAAATGATTCCACGTCCGGTTATGGTGTTCACATCGAATGGATGCTTGAGGAAGCCGGGATTAACATTTATCAAAAGGGTCAAAATGAAAAGCGAACAGCGAGCTGA
- a CDS encoding sigma 54-interacting transcriptional regulator — MRKCMIVGAGKGGQALLNILRETEMMEVIAIADCDMKAPGITVAREAGIAVYSDWKEPLDLYEIDVIIEATGIEAVFEEVRDKREKHTVLIPGSVANIVLNLIEEKEVLIDTLQHQSKQQEIILDSTHDGMIAINVDEKVTLFNRSAERITGISKEDATGKLIDSLMASSKLPRVLASGEPEVNQKQLLPNGKRIVTTRIPMFDDERKRIGALAVFKDMTAIEEMAQEVTNLKSVQSMLEAIIQSSDEAISVVDEDGKGLMINPAYTRLTGLDKNQVIGKPASTDISEGESMHMRVLRTRKPVRGVQMKVGPKKREVVVNVSPVIVDGRLKGSVGVIHDISELHSLNNQLQRARQIIRTLEAKYSFEDIIGDSEEMTFSIQQAKLAASTPATVLLRGESGTGKELFAHAIHNASDRKYKKFVRVNCAAISESLFESELFGYEDGAFSGARQGGKRGLFEEANGGSIFLDEIGEVSLGTQAKLLRVLQEREIVRVGGAKPISINVRIIAATNAKLEKRIIDGSFREDLYYRLNRLPIQITPLRQRKEDIAALAKHLLAKINQDYGRNVEGITPAAVDYFKQYDWPGNVREFENVLGRIVIHMDPAETLIDLHHLPSLLSENKDKELLSVERTPEMTLSQLVDEFERKTIIHTLELYEGNKTATARALGVSLRNLYYKMEKHGIEKSSMQ, encoded by the coding sequence TTGCGTAAGTGTATGATTGTAGGTGCTGGTAAAGGTGGTCAGGCGCTTCTCAATATACTAAGAGAAACAGAGATGATGGAAGTAATAGCAATTGCTGACTGTGATATGAAGGCGCCGGGCATTACTGTCGCCCGTGAAGCCGGAATTGCCGTTTATTCTGATTGGAAAGAACCGTTAGATCTTTATGAAATCGATGTCATTATTGAAGCTACTGGAATTGAAGCGGTATTTGAAGAAGTTAGAGATAAGCGAGAGAAACACACTGTCTTAATTCCTGGATCTGTAGCTAATATTGTGCTTAATTTAATTGAAGAAAAAGAAGTATTAATTGATACATTACAGCATCAGTCAAAGCAGCAGGAGATCATTCTAGATTCTACTCATGACGGTATGATTGCTATAAATGTAGATGAGAAAGTAACGCTTTTTAACCGAAGTGCTGAAAGAATCACAGGGATTAGTAAAGAAGATGCAACCGGTAAATTAATTGATTCGCTTATGGCGTCCAGTAAATTACCGAGAGTTCTTGCCTCAGGAGAGCCGGAAGTCAATCAAAAACAGCTTCTGCCAAACGGTAAAAGAATTGTTACAACCAGAATACCCATGTTTGACGATGAAAGAAAGCGCATTGGAGCACTGGCTGTTTTCAAGGATATGACGGCAATTGAAGAAATGGCTCAAGAAGTGACCAACTTGAAAAGTGTTCAGTCGATGCTTGAAGCGATTATCCAATCTTCAGATGAAGCTATATCTGTTGTAGACGAAGATGGAAAAGGGTTGATGATTAACCCTGCTTATACAAGACTTACGGGACTTGACAAAAATCAGGTGATTGGAAAACCGGCGAGTACGGATATTTCTGAGGGGGAAAGCATGCACATGCGTGTACTTCGAACACGGAAGCCTGTTCGAGGGGTGCAAATGAAAGTAGGTCCCAAAAAGCGCGAAGTTGTTGTGAATGTTTCCCCTGTAATAGTTGATGGGCGATTAAAAGGAAGCGTTGGAGTGATTCACGATATCTCTGAGCTGCACTCACTTAACAATCAACTTCAACGAGCTAGACAAATCATTCGAACGCTGGAAGCAAAGTATTCATTCGAGGATATTATCGGCGATTCAGAAGAGATGACATTTTCGATTCAACAGGCTAAGTTAGCTGCTTCGACCCCCGCTACAGTCTTACTGCGTGGAGAATCAGGGACAGGGAAAGAATTATTTGCCCACGCGATACATAATGCGAGTGACAGGAAGTACAAAAAGTTCGTTAGAGTGAATTGTGCAGCAATATCTGAGTCGCTATTTGAAAGTGAACTGTTTGGGTATGAAGACGGAGCATTTTCAGGTGCGAGGCAGGGTGGTAAGCGAGGGCTTTTTGAAGAAGCAAATGGCGGAAGCATCTTTTTAGATGAAATAGGCGAAGTATCTCTTGGAACACAGGCGAAATTACTTCGCGTTCTTCAGGAACGCGAAATTGTCCGCGTGGGCGGGGCAAAACCTATTTCGATCAACGTTAGGATTATCGCAGCAACAAACGCGAAGCTTGAAAAAAGAATAATAGATGGTTCATTTAGGGAAGATTTATACTATCGATTAAATCGTCTTCCCATCCAAATCACTCCTTTAAGGCAGCGAAAAGAAGATATTGCTGCACTTGCGAAGCATTTGCTTGCGAAAATTAATCAAGATTATGGAAGGAACGTTGAGGGAATTACCCCTGCTGCGGTTGATTACTTCAAACAGTATGATTGGCCAGGAAACGTAAGAGAATTTGAAAACGTCCTTGGAAGAATCGTTATCCATATGGATCCTGCGGAAACTTTAATTGATCTTCATCATCTCCCTTCTCTTTTGAGTGAAAATAAGGATAAAGAATTGCTTTCTGTTGAACGTACACCTGAGATGACGCTGTCTCAACTTGTGGATGAATTTGAAAGAAAGACGATCATTCATACACTTGAACTTTACGAAGGAAATAAAACGGCAACAGCTAGAGCGTTAGGAGTGTCGCTCAGAAATCTTTATTATAAAATGGAGAAGCACGGAATTGAAAAATCCAGCATGCAATAG
- the recN gene encoding DNA repair protein RecN, with protein sequence MLAELSIRNFAIIEAITVSFDRGLTVLTGETGAGKSIIIDAIGLLVGGRGSAEFVRYGTKKAEIEGLFHIDPGHPTVQKLEDVGIEFMDDMVVLRRDISNAGKSICRVNGKLVTLGILREIGQTLIDIHGQHEHQDLMQPDKHLSLLDQFGDGSIAPALTEYREVYQRYKKITQQMKNLTENEQQMAHRLDLIQYQLEEITKAELVPNEDEELMEEKLRLGNFEKLFSALQDVYHSLSGDNRGLDWIGLAMSQLESVADLDEELKEYHEEVANQFYLLEETAGKLNTYRDQLEFDPARLDFVEERLNEIQVLKRKYGESVGDILEYAALIEDEVDELMNREDRVQELEANLKGMKADLTVEAKNLTGLRKKVAFVLVDSIHHELRDLYMEKTEFAIHFNENLTKKEMFHFSGVDDIDFMISTNPGEPLKQLSKTASGGELSRIMLALKSIFSKHQGITSIIFDEVDTGVSGRVAQAMAEKIQRLSAGSQVLVITHLPQVAAMADHHLYISKEETGEGRTKTSVGNLTTEEQIEELGRMISGAEMTELTKKHAQELLLQANQIKS encoded by the coding sequence ATGTTAGCGGAACTATCCATTCGTAATTTTGCGATTATAGAAGCAATCACTGTTTCGTTTGATCGCGGCTTAACTGTGCTTACAGGAGAAACCGGTGCAGGAAAATCGATCATTATTGATGCCATTGGATTACTTGTAGGCGGCAGAGGTTCGGCCGAATTCGTTCGTTATGGTACAAAAAAGGCTGAAATTGAAGGGTTGTTTCATATCGATCCTGGTCATCCAACTGTTCAAAAGTTAGAAGATGTTGGTATTGAGTTTATGGATGATATGGTCGTTTTACGAAGAGATATTTCAAATGCAGGTAAAAGTATTTGCAGAGTAAACGGCAAATTAGTGACACTAGGCATTTTAAGAGAAATTGGACAAACGCTTATTGACATCCATGGGCAGCATGAGCATCAGGATCTCATGCAACCAGATAAACATTTATCACTCCTTGATCAGTTTGGCGATGGATCAATTGCCCCGGCCTTAACAGAATACAGGGAAGTTTATCAGCGCTATAAGAAAATTACACAGCAGATGAAGAATTTGACTGAAAATGAGCAGCAAATGGCTCACAGGCTTGACCTTATTCAATATCAGCTTGAAGAAATCACTAAAGCAGAGCTTGTGCCGAATGAAGATGAAGAGTTAATGGAAGAAAAGTTGCGCCTCGGAAATTTTGAAAAACTCTTTTCTGCTCTTCAGGATGTGTATCATTCGTTAAGTGGTGATAATAGAGGGCTTGATTGGATAGGTCTTGCTATGTCCCAACTCGAATCAGTGGCAGACCTTGATGAAGAATTAAAAGAATACCATGAAGAAGTCGCTAATCAATTTTATCTTCTTGAAGAAACAGCTGGTAAATTAAATACATACCGTGACCAACTTGAATTTGATCCTGCACGTTTAGATTTTGTTGAAGAGCGTTTAAATGAAATACAGGTTCTAAAAAGAAAATATGGTGAATCTGTAGGGGATATCCTTGAATATGCAGCCTTGATTGAAGATGAAGTGGATGAGCTTATGAATCGAGAAGATCGTGTGCAGGAGCTTGAGGCCAACTTGAAAGGTATGAAGGCAGATCTTACAGTAGAAGCTAAAAACCTGACAGGGCTTCGTAAAAAGGTAGCTTTCGTTCTCGTGGATTCGATTCATCATGAGCTTAGAGATTTGTATATGGAAAAAACGGAATTTGCCATCCATTTTAATGAAAATTTGACTAAAAAAGAGATGTTTCATTTTTCTGGAGTTGACGATATTGATTTTATGATTTCCACTAATCCCGGAGAGCCATTAAAACAACTTTCTAAAACAGCATCAGGCGGTGAATTATCGAGAATCATGCTTGCGTTAAAATCGATTTTCTCAAAACACCAGGGAATTACCTCAATCATTTTTGATGAGGTGGATACTGGTGTAAGTGGCAGGGTAGCTCAGGCAATGGCAGAGAAAATCCAACGCCTTTCTGCTGGTTCGCAAGTTCTCGTGATAACACATCTTCCACAGGTAGCTGCTATGGCAGATCATCATCTTTACATTTCGAAAGAAGAAACCGGAGAAGGTCGTACGAAGACAAGTGTTGGAAATTTAACAACTGAAGAACAAATTGAAGAACTTGGAAGAATGATATCAGGTGCTGAGATGACTGAACTTACGAAAAAACACGCTCAAGAATTACTCTTACAAGCAAACCAAATTAAATCATGA
- a CDS encoding TlyA family RNA methyltransferase: MAKKERLDVILVNRGLIDTREKAKRAIMAGLVYSETERMDKPGVKVNEDISLQIKGDTLRYVGRGGLKLEKAIEVFSLQPEGKIVLDIGSSTGGFTDCALQNGASLVYALDVGYNQLAWKLRVDDRVIVKERTNFRYSVKEDFTSGLPDLATIDVSFISLKLILPVLKEILKENGEVVALVKPQFEAGRGEVGKKGIVRDKKIHLRVLTEMMDFATREGYQVNGISFSPITGGEGNIEFLLYLGWKQNRTSMNVPLAEEIVEQAHQQL; the protein is encoded by the coding sequence ATGGCAAAAAAAGAAAGACTTGATGTAATTCTTGTTAATCGAGGACTTATCGATACAAGAGAAAAAGCAAAAAGGGCAATCATGGCTGGCCTTGTATATTCTGAAACGGAAAGAATGGACAAACCTGGCGTGAAAGTAAATGAGGATATCAGTTTGCAAATAAAAGGCGATACACTTAGATACGTTGGACGGGGCGGATTAAAGCTTGAAAAGGCGATTGAGGTCTTCTCGCTTCAGCCGGAAGGTAAAATTGTTCTCGACATTGGATCATCCACTGGTGGCTTTACAGATTGCGCGCTTCAAAACGGAGCATCTCTCGTCTATGCGTTAGATGTTGGATATAACCAACTTGCCTGGAAGCTACGTGTTGACGATCGAGTGATCGTTAAGGAAAGAACGAACTTCCGCTATTCAGTAAAGGAAGACTTTACAAGCGGCTTACCTGATTTAGCAACAATCGACGTCTCATTTATATCATTGAAACTGATTTTACCAGTTCTTAAAGAAATATTAAAAGAAAATGGTGAGGTTGTGGCGCTCGTTAAACCCCAGTTTGAGGCGGGGCGAGGTGAAGTAGGAAAGAAAGGCATTGTTCGCGATAAGAAAATTCATCTTCGCGTCCTAACGGAAATGATGGACTTTGCTACACGGGAAGGGTACCAGGTCAATGGTATATCTTTCTCACCTATTACAGGCGGAGAAGGAAACATTGAATTTTTGCTTTATCTTGGATGGAAGCAAAATCGCACCTCTATGAACGTACCTTTAGCAGAAGAAATAGTAGAGCAAGCCCATCAACAGCTATAA
- the dxs gene encoding 1-deoxy-D-xylulose-5-phosphate synthase yields the protein MDLEKIENPKFLENYDTSKMTELAEEVRSFLINKLSETGGHLGPNLGVVELTIVLHKIFDSPKDKFIWDVGHQAYVHKILTGRASKFDTLRKYKGLCGFPKRNESEHDVWETGHSSTSLSAAMGMATARDMKGTDENVVAIIGDGALTGGMALEALNHIGHEQKDLLVILNDNEMSIAPNVGALHNVLGKLRTAGKYHKAKDELEYLLKKIPAFGGALASTAERVKDALKYLLVSGIFFEELGFTYLGPVDGHDVEALMENIKYAKKTKGPVLIHVLTKKGKGYHPAESDEIGVWHGVSPYKIEAGEQIKPKVAAPGYSKVVSETVRKLAEKDDRISVITPAMTVGSKWEAFEKQFPERLFDVGIAEQHATTMAAGLATQDLKPVLSIYSTFLQRAYDQLVHDVCRQNLNVFLAVDRSGLVGADGETHQGVFDVSFLRHLPNMVLMMAKDENELQHMVYTGLKYNQGPIAVRYPRGNGIGTKMDEELKEISIGSWEVIRDGSDVALLSFGPTLQDLLKAADILEKEGISARVVNARFIKPLDEKMMAELMQEGIPMLTVEEAILQGGFGSAVLEYVNDSGYQHGTIQRMGIPDAYIEHGSVSELLEEIGLTPEDIATKAKKTIPAKQKRA from the coding sequence ATGGATTTAGAAAAGATTGAGAATCCTAAATTTCTCGAAAATTATGATACCAGTAAAATGACCGAGCTTGCAGAAGAAGTAAGATCTTTTTTAATTAATAAATTATCTGAAACAGGAGGACACCTGGGTCCCAATTTAGGTGTGGTTGAGCTTACCATTGTACTGCATAAAATTTTTGATAGCCCGAAGGATAAATTTATATGGGATGTTGGCCACCAGGCGTACGTCCATAAAATTTTGACTGGCCGAGCTTCAAAATTTGATACATTGCGTAAGTATAAGGGGTTATGTGGCTTTCCGAAGCGAAATGAAAGTGAGCACGATGTCTGGGAGACCGGACATAGTTCAACATCCCTTTCAGCAGCAATGGGCATGGCTACTGCTCGAGATATGAAAGGAACCGACGAGAACGTTGTGGCGATTATTGGGGATGGAGCCCTGACTGGTGGTATGGCGTTAGAAGCGCTTAACCATATTGGCCATGAACAAAAAGATCTTCTCGTTATTTTAAATGACAATGAAATGTCAATTGCTCCAAACGTCGGTGCGCTTCATAATGTGCTTGGAAAACTTCGCACGGCTGGTAAATATCACAAAGCGAAGGATGAACTTGAGTATCTGCTTAAGAAAATTCCTGCTTTTGGTGGCGCATTAGCCTCAACAGCTGAACGGGTTAAAGATGCACTTAAATATCTTCTTGTATCGGGAATATTCTTTGAAGAGCTCGGCTTCACATATCTTGGCCCAGTCGATGGCCATGATGTTGAAGCTTTAATGGAAAACATTAAATATGCTAAGAAAACAAAAGGGCCAGTGCTCATTCACGTTCTAACGAAAAAAGGAAAAGGCTATCACCCGGCAGAAAGCGATGAGATTGGTGTATGGCATGGAGTTAGCCCTTATAAAATTGAAGCCGGCGAGCAAATTAAACCAAAAGTCGCAGCTCCAGGATATAGCAAGGTTGTAAGTGAAACTGTGCGTAAGCTTGCAGAAAAGGATGATCGTATTTCAGTGATTACTCCTGCGATGACAGTTGGCTCGAAGTGGGAAGCTTTTGAGAAGCAGTTTCCTGAGAGGCTTTTTGATGTTGGGATTGCAGAACAACATGCGACAACAATGGCTGCTGGACTTGCTACACAAGACCTTAAGCCGGTATTATCGATTTATTCAACCTTTCTGCAGCGCGCTTATGACCAATTAGTTCATGATGTATGCAGACAAAACCTAAACGTATTTCTAGCAGTAGATCGTTCAGGACTTGTTGGTGCTGATGGTGAAACGCACCAGGGTGTTTTTGATGTATCATTCCTACGCCATTTGCCTAACATGGTATTAATGATGGCAAAAGACGAAAATGAGCTTCAGCACATGGTTTATACCGGACTTAAGTACAATCAAGGACCTATTGCGGTTCGCTATCCGAGAGGAAATGGGATCGGTACTAAAATGGATGAAGAGCTGAAGGAAATTTCAATTGGTTCCTGGGAAGTTATTCGGGACGGTTCTGATGTCGCACTATTGTCATTTGGTCCAACTCTACAGGATCTACTAAAAGCAGCTGATATACTTGAAAAAGAAGGAATTTCAGCGCGTGTAGTGAATGCACGCTTCATTAAACCTTTAGACGAGAAAATGATGGCTGAACTAATGCAAGAGGGTATTCCAATGCTAACCGTTGAGGAAGCAATTCTACAAGGTGGTTTTGGCAGTGCGGTTCTCGAATATGTGAACGATAGTGGTTATCAGCACGGAACCATTCAAAGAATGGGGATTCCTGATGCTTATATTGAGCACGGTAGCGTTAGTGAGTTGCTTGAAGAAATTGGATTAACACCTGAAGATATTGCTACGAAAGCAAAAAAAACGATTCCAGCAAAACAAAAGAGGGCATAA
- a CDS encoding DUF2627 domain-containing protein: MRLIALLIVLIPGIFGVIGIKLMRDVLFGVLNPPFTSLIVQFILGLIFLILGLSFVGGFIFYRDRKRHKVQERFSSKKR; encoded by the coding sequence ATGCGTTTAATCGCTTTGCTTATTGTTTTGATCCCCGGTATATTCGGTGTGATTGGCATTAAATTAATGAGAGATGTTTTGTTCGGCGTATTAAACCCTCCATTTACCTCTCTCATTGTTCAATTTATACTTGGCCTCATCTTTCTTATCCTGGGTCTTTCATTTGTTGGCGGATTTATCTTCTATCGTGATCGGAAACGCCACAAAGTGCAGGAACGATTTTCTTCAAAAAAACGCTAA
- the spo0A gene encoding sporulation transcription factor Spo0A: MQKIKVCLADDNRELVNLIEEYMSRQEDMEVVGTASNGQECLEVLEDEKPDVLVLDIIMPHLDGLAVLERLREMNYTCSVIMLTAFGQEDVTKKAVDLGASYFILKPFDMDNLASHVRQVSGKKTTFTSSSGGYKRQPRENRPRNLDASITSIIHEIGVPAHIKGYMYLREAITMVYNDIELLGSITKVLYPDIAKKFNTTSSRVERAIRHAIEVAWSRGNVESISNLFGYTVSMSKAKPTNSEFIAMVADKLRIEHNSDNYSHSR; the protein is encoded by the coding sequence GTGCAAAAAATAAAAGTATGTCTTGCTGATGATAACCGCGAATTAGTTAATTTAATTGAGGAATATATGTCACGACAGGAGGATATGGAGGTAGTTGGAACTGCTTCAAATGGTCAGGAATGCTTGGAAGTGCTAGAAGATGAAAAACCTGATGTTCTCGTACTCGATATTATTATGCCTCACCTCGATGGTCTTGCTGTTCTTGAACGTTTAAGAGAAATGAACTATACGTGCAGCGTAATTATGCTCACTGCATTTGGGCAAGAAGATGTTACTAAGAAAGCGGTTGACCTTGGGGCTTCTTACTTTATTCTTAAACCATTTGACATGGATAACCTTGCAAGTCACGTCAGGCAGGTAAGTGGAAAGAAAACCACATTTACTTCAAGCAGTGGAGGGTACAAACGCCAGCCACGCGAAAACAGACCAAGGAATCTAGATGCAAGCATTACAAGCATTATTCATGAAATTGGTGTGCCTGCCCATATTAAAGGATACATGTACTTAAGGGAAGCGATTACAATGGTTTACAATGACATCGAACTGCTTGGGTCGATTACAAAAGTTCTTTATCCTGATATTGCTAAGAAGTTTAACACAACATCATCACGAGTGGAGCGAGCGATTCGTCATGCGATCGAAGTTGCGTGGAGCAGAGGTAATGTGGAATCCATCTCTAATTTGTTTGGTTATACGGTGAGCATGTCTAAAGCAAAACCAACAAATTCAGAGTTCATCGCCATGGTTGCCGACAAGCTTCGGATTGAACACAACTCGGATAATTATTCTCATAGCAGGTAA
- the yqiS gene encoding phosphate butyryltransferase translates to MNLDQLLNNASHQSNKIVALAAAADPEVVEAVKLAVEKNLASFILYGDQKVINEMLTMHQITPSETVRVIHASSDQEASKAAVTAVSCGEADVLMKGMVSTSVILKEVLNKDYGLRKGKVLSHVAAFDVPGYERLIFVTDSGMNIEPDLSQKIEITKNAVGVALTVGITIPKVAALAAVEVVNPAMQATLDAAALTQMNARGQITDCIIDGPLALDNAISSEAAEHKGIKSHVAGNADILLVPSIEVGNALYKSLVYFANARVGGVIAGAKAPIVLTSRADSAQSKVYSIALAVNSTR, encoded by the coding sequence ATGAATTTAGATCAGCTATTGAATAACGCATCCCATCAATCGAATAAAATTGTTGCACTAGCTGCGGCTGCTGATCCGGAAGTGGTTGAAGCAGTGAAACTAGCAGTAGAGAAGAACCTTGCTTCCTTCATCCTATATGGAGACCAAAAAGTAATTAATGAAATGCTTACTATGCATCAAATTACTCCATCTGAAACTGTTCGGGTTATTCATGCTTCATCTGATCAAGAAGCCTCAAAGGCAGCTGTAACCGCTGTCAGTTGTGGTGAAGCAGATGTACTGATGAAGGGAATGGTTTCGACTTCCGTTATTTTAAAAGAAGTTTTAAATAAAGATTATGGACTTCGTAAAGGGAAGGTCCTATCTCACGTTGCGGCATTTGATGTACCAGGGTATGAACGTCTAATCTTTGTAACGGATTCTGGTATGAATATTGAACCTGACCTTTCTCAAAAAATAGAAATTACCAAAAACGCTGTAGGCGTTGCTTTAACAGTTGGTATAACGATTCCGAAAGTTGCAGCACTAGCTGCAGTTGAGGTAGTAAATCCTGCCATGCAGGCAACGCTTGATGCAGCAGCGCTCACTCAGATGAATGCCCGAGGGCAAATTACTGACTGTATCATTGATGGTCCGCTTGCGCTTGATAATGCAATTTCATCGGAAGCGGCAGAACACAAAGGGATCAAAAGTCACGTCGCTGGAAATGCAGATATCTTACTTGTCCCTTCGATTGAAGTTGGAAACGCTCTTTACAAATCACTAGTTTATTTTGCAAATGCAAGAGTCGGGGGCGTTATCGCGGGTGCAAAAGCACCTATCGTTTTAACTTCAAGAGCTGATAGTGCACAAAGCAAGGTATATAGTATCGCGCTAGCTGTAAATTCAACAAGATAA
- the ahrC gene encoding transcriptional regulator AhrC/ArgR — protein MNKGQRHIRIRELIANQDVETQDELVYCLKSAGFNVTQATVSRDIKELHLVKVPTIDGRYKYSLPADQRFNPLQKLKRTLTDAFISIDHADHLIVMKTLPGNANAIGALIDNLDWEEIMGNISGDDTILIICKSAEAAPMLSQRFIDML, from the coding sequence ATGAATAAAGGACAACGCCATATTCGAATTCGTGAATTGATTGCTAACCAGGATGTAGAAACACAGGACGAGCTTGTGTATTGCCTGAAAAGTGCAGGCTTCAATGTAACGCAGGCAACAGTTTCTCGTGATATTAAAGAGCTTCATCTTGTTAAAGTGCCGACAATAGATGGAAGATACAAGTACAGTCTTCCTGCAGATCAGCGCTTTAATCCACTTCAAAAGCTGAAAAGAACCCTAACAGACGCGTTTATTAGTATTGATCACGCTGATCACCTTATTGTTATGAAAACGCTTCCGGGTAATGCGAATGCCATCGGTGCTTTGATAGACAATCTGGATTGGGAAGAGATCATGGGAAACATAAGCGGAGATGATACAATTCTTATTATTTGTAAGAGTGCTGAAGCCGCTCCTATGCTATCTCAACGCTTTATTGATATGCTATAG